A window of the Sabethes cyaneus chromosome 1, idSabCyanKW18_F2, whole genome shotgun sequence genome harbors these coding sequences:
- the LOC128742155 gene encoding putative transferase CAF17 homolog, mitochondrial has product MYCFKKIRPITHRIGNSYDMRSVPRFKSYSIALEHLKHRSLLRLQGIDSATFLQGLITNDVKHFDQGSKSLYAMFLNASGRVFCDSLIYREASTNSFLIECDSDIVENLRRHLNLYRVRKQIDISISEYLVWAAFSPEILEDSLCVTTKQDEKIVTFCEDPRSKHLGYRLIVNRGVQEEFIKKWCFPLTNIDNKIKYHEQRYTLGIGEGIVDFPPGKCFPMECNCDFLHGISFHKGCYIGQELTARTHHTGIIRKRLMPLAFEALIDQNLEDAEVSLVEGTVVGKLRGKAGRAGLGLLRIEKVIDKQRLIVGNKYFCTVYRPCWWPKEIHKNI; this is encoded by the coding sequence ATGTATTGCTTTAAAAAAATCAGACCAATTACGCATCGCATAGGAAATTCGTATGATATGCGTTCAGTTCCAAGATTTAAATCGTATAGTATTGCTTTAGAACATTTGAAGCATCGATCGCTGTTAAGGCTGCAAGGAATTGACTCAGCGACATTTTTGCAAGGATTGATCACTAACGACGTAAAACATTTTGACCAAGGAAGTAAATCACTCTATGCGATGTTTCTCAATGCATCAGGTCGAGTTTTTTGCGACAGTCTCATATACCGAGAAGCAAGCACGAACAGTTTCTTAATAGAATGTGATAGTGATATCGTGGAAAATCTTAGACGTCATTTAAACTTATATCGTGTCCGAAAGCAAATAGATATTTCTATATCTGAGTATCTTGTATGGGCTGCATTTAGTCCTGAAATCCTAGAAGATTCGCTTTGTGTGACAACAAAACAAGATGAAAAAATCGTAACTTTTTGCGAAGATCCTAGATCGAAACATCTCGGTTATAGATTGATTGTAAATAGAGGAGTTCAAGAAGAATTCATCAAAAAATGGTGTTTTCCTCTTACTAACATCGATAATAAAATCAAATATCACGAGCAACGATATACGCTCGGAATTGGAGAAGGAATCGTCGATTTCCCCCCAGGCAAGTGCTTTCCAATGGAATGCAATTGTGATTTTTTGCACGGCATTAGCTTTCATAAGGGTTGTTACATTGGCCAGGAATTGACAGCCCGCACCCATCATACAGGCATTATAAGAAAGCGGTTGATGCCTCTAGCTTTTGAAGCATTGATAGATCAAAATCTCGAAGATGCCGAAGTAAGTTTGGTTGAGGGTACAGTTGTTGGGAAGCTAAGAGGAAAAGCAGGTCGTGCGGGGCTCGGATTGCTTCGAATAGAAAAAGTAATCGATAAACAACGTCTTATAGTGGGCAATAAATATTTCTGCACAGTTTACCGCCCTTGCTGGTGGCCGAAGGAAATACACAAAAATATTTAG
- the LOC128745845 gene encoding uncharacterized protein LOC128745845, which translates to MPPVQLQYERLWFEGPLWLRQDPSRWPSEVPDGEIDHATLEEKKVVALPVKADFVNELFGLRSSFYGLIRLLANIRRFVHNLRHRDARRTGFLTRAEHEDAITFLVQQAQRESFSAEIAALNKGKSINSSSSINRLNPILVEGILCVGGRLAKAPVSVSRKHPMILSHHHPLARLILHDYHCKYFHCGLQLLVSSVRERFWITRIRSLANSVMHECVRCFRSRPKVLDQLMADLPEERVSPSPPFLRTGVDYCGPFNIKYPIRRSTARKQFVAIFVCLVTKAIHLELVSDLTSEAFLAALRRFVARRGKPVVIMCDNGTNFVGANRMLKELRQLFIEQRFQHAVARGANEEGIEFRFIPARSPNFGGLWEAAVKSFKGHFKRTIGDRVL; encoded by the coding sequence ATGCCTCCGGTTCAGCTGCAGTATGAAAGGTTGTGGTTCGAGGGTCCACTATGGCTACGTCAAGATCCAAGTAGGTGGCCATCTGAGGTTCCTGATGGAGAAATCGATCATGCAACCCTGGAGGAGAAGAAAGTTGTGGCCCTCCcagtcaaggctgacttcgtaAATGAATTATTTGGTCTTCGATCATCGTTTTATGGCCTAATTCGGTTGCTTGCTAATATTCGCCGATTTGTACATAACTTACGACATAGAGATGCAAGACGCACAGGTTTCTTAACACGCGCTGAGCATGAGGATGCTATAACATTCCTGGTCCAACAAGCTCAGCGAGAATCATTTTCAGCTGAGATAGCCGCACTGAACAAAGGCAAATCCATCAATTCGTCGTCTTCGATAAACAGGCTAAATCCAATACTTGTTGAAGGCATATTGTGCGTAGGCGGTCGTCTGGCTAAGGCGCCAGTGTCAGTTAGTAGGAAACATCCGATGATTTTGAGTCACCATCATCCATTGGCAAGATTGATTCTACACGACTATCATTGCAAATATTTCCACTGTGGGCTACAGCTTCTCGTGTCCAGCGTACGTGAGCGGTTTTGGATTACACGTATCCGGAGCCTAGCAAATTCCGTTATGCACGAGTGCGTTCGGTGCTTCCGCAGCAGACCGAAAGTTTTGGACCAACTAATGGCCGATTTGCCGGAGGAACGAGTGTCTCCATCGCCTCCATTCCTAAGGACAGGCGTGGATTACTGTGGACCATTCAACATCAAATATCCCATTCGTCGATCCACCGCCAGGAAACAGTTCGTCGCTATTTTTGTCTGCCTCGTTACGAAGGCGATCCATCTTGAGCTGGTTAGCGATTTGACCAGCGAAGCATTCCTCGCCGCATTAAGACGATTCGTTGCTCGCAGAGGCAAACCAGTTGTGATCATGTGTGATAACGGCACCAATTTCGTCGGCGCTAATCGTATGTTAAAGGAGCTGCGACAATTATTCATCGAACAAAGGTTTCAACATGCAGTAGCCCGTGGAGCGAATGAGGAAGGCATAGAATTTCGCTTCATTCCGGCAAGATCTCCAAATTTCGGTGGATTATGGGAGGCCGCCGTCAAATCCTTTAAGGGTCATTTCAAGCGTACCATCGGTGATCGTGTGCTCTAG